In Pseudomonas sp. ADAK18, a single window of DNA contains:
- a CDS encoding glycosyltransferase family 39 protein: protein MIMTRRTLWIVLLAILGIRLASMGLYPLMDTSEARYGEMARKMLVLGDWVTPLFDVGVPFWGKPPLSFWTQALSMKLLGINEFAIRFPAWLFHAASCLIIIRFAREEADERTGLLAAIIFSSSTLGLLSAGVVLTDPALSFSVVLASYGFWRGAARYDRRWALAGFAGLGLGLLSKGPLVCVLVGGAALIWVLYHKQWRALLRLPWVAGIFLMLLIAVPWYVIAELRTPGFLDYFLIGEHWKRYVVSDWAGDLYGSAHARPAGAIWLDLLMALFPWTLLLPALYFGYRRLLQSWPYYSYVVLWALVTPAFFTLSGNILWTYVLPALPAWSLLLAGALNRPVAVGQARAAVGLALGLFLPVVLWVAAVDGRVFERPNNQRALAQAWQQLQKYEPGALYYWGRRSYSGEFYTAGQARQLKDFTRLPGDTVFYVSRRERDLEYGIEPLQAFNCEERLRASESVLFRCGPIKPSL, encoded by the coding sequence ATGATCATGACTCGCCGCACACTCTGGATCGTGTTGCTCGCCATTCTCGGCATTCGTCTGGCCAGCATGGGCCTTTACCCGTTAATGGATACGTCGGAGGCCCGCTACGGCGAAATGGCGCGCAAGATGCTGGTCCTGGGCGATTGGGTAACGCCGCTGTTTGACGTTGGCGTACCTTTCTGGGGCAAGCCGCCGTTGTCCTTCTGGACCCAGGCGCTGAGCATGAAACTGCTGGGTATCAACGAGTTCGCCATTCGTTTTCCGGCGTGGCTGTTTCATGCTGCCAGTTGCCTGATCATCATCCGTTTTGCCCGCGAAGAGGCCGATGAACGCACCGGATTGCTGGCGGCGATTATTTTCTCCAGCTCCACCCTTGGCCTGCTGTCGGCAGGCGTGGTGTTGACCGACCCGGCGCTGAGTTTTTCAGTCGTGCTGGCCAGCTACGGTTTTTGGCGCGGTGCGGCACGCTACGACCGACGTTGGGCGCTGGCCGGGTTTGCCGGCCTGGGACTTGGCCTTTTGTCCAAAGGGCCGCTGGTGTGCGTGTTGGTGGGTGGGGCGGCGCTGATCTGGGTGCTCTACCACAAACAGTGGCGGGCCTTGCTGCGACTGCCTTGGGTCGCAGGCATTTTTCTGATGCTGTTGATTGCCGTGCCCTGGTATGTGATCGCTGAACTGCGCACGCCAGGCTTTCTGGACTACTTCCTGATTGGCGAGCACTGGAAGCGCTATGTGGTCAGCGACTGGGCCGGTGACTTGTACGGCAGCGCTCATGCCCGGCCGGCCGGTGCGATCTGGCTGGATCTGCTGATGGCATTGTTTCCCTGGACGCTGTTGTTACCCGCGCTGTACTTCGGCTACCGCAGGTTGCTTCAGTCATGGCCCTACTACAGCTATGTTGTCTTGTGGGCCTTGGTGACTCCGGCGTTCTTTACCCTCTCCGGCAACATTCTGTGGACCTATGTCTTGCCCGCCCTGCCTGCGTGGAGCTTGTTGCTGGCCGGTGCGCTCAATCGTCCTGTCGCGGTCGGCCAGGCGAGAGCTGCCGTGGGCCTTGCGCTCGGTCTGTTCCTGCCGGTTGTACTGTGGGTGGCTGCGGTGGATGGCCGTGTCTTTGAGCGTCCAAACAATCAACGTGCGCTGGCCCAGGCCTGGCAGCAGCTGCAAAAGTATGAGCCGGGAGCCCTTTATTATTGGGGGCGCAGGTCCTATTCGGGGGAGTTCTACACCGCAGGCCAAGCCCGACAACTGAAGGACTTCACCCGACTTCCCGGCGACACGGTGTTCTATGTTTCCCGCCGAGAGCGTGATCTGGAGTACGGAATCGAGCCCTTGCAGGCGTTCAACTGTGAGGAGCGCCTGCGCGCCAGCGAGAGCGTGCTGTTTCGGTGCGGGCCGATCAAACCATCCCTCTGA